Below is a genomic region from Brassica oleracea var. oleracea cultivar TO1000 chromosome C9, BOL, whole genome shotgun sequence.
CGGAGACAACAGCAGTCAAGATTTTGGTTGAACCGGCGGTTTTGAATTTCAGAGAAGTAAACGAGAAGAAATCGTATGCGGTAACGTTTACCGTAGACTTGTCTAAGCCGTCTGGGTCTAGCAGCTTTGGGAGCATCGAGTGGTCAGATGAAAAACATGTGGTGCCTAGTACCGTGGCTGTTAGCTGGAACCATTAAGGGGTTGATTGACAAGTGCTTTAGAAGTGCCGTAAGATCTCTCTACAAATCTAAATTATTTCTATAACCCAAGTTTTTGCCAATCATGCTTTGTAAAATTTTTTAAAGCTACAGATTTATCTTTCCTTTTTACTTATTTTTAACTGTGGAAAACCATAAATCTAGAGCACTTATTTTTTTGATTTAGAAAATTTATATGTAAGTCTTTGAATCTTTTTAAACCTACAGCTAATATTCTACAGCAAAATTATCTAAAAAAAAAAAAATCTACAGTTTTATTTCTAAAGCAAAAATATAAAGCTACAGCTCTTTCCGATCATCTCTTAAGAGACTCGAAAAAAAAGAGAACGTCATGAGGGTTCGGTTTAGTATAACCTGTCCACATAAAATTTTAAACGACCAATAATAAGGATCATTTTTTATATATATAAAGTTTGAAATATATTATAAATAAAATTTTACTTGAAATCTATTGTAGATAGAAATAGTTTTGTTATGCATCCGCGTATATATGCAGAAATGAATATTGACCGAAAAACTTAATTGTAATTGTTATCTATACTAATTAATGATTTTTTACATTAATGAAAATTTTATTTCCCCTACTAATCATCTAAAAGTTTTATTGGGACAATTGAAGAAAGGAAGCAAACTAAAACATCAGCATGGACGTGACGTCGTCCGAAAAATGTATAATATGAGTAGAATTAGAGAGAATTATGGCAACTTTTAATTGAGCCAAATAAAAAGCTTAGTATCCATAAAGCCAAAGAAAAATAAGGAAAGTTTCCTTAAATAACATTTACACAGTGAAAACCAAAACAGTAATTTGGAAAATAGTAAAAGTAAAATTGGGGTCCGAGAGTTCTAAAATGGAAACATATATAATAACCTTTCACGTGACACAGACTATATATATCAAGTCATACCCTAAAGGCCTAAACACAACCAAATCCTGGTTACAGAAAGAAACATACTTTGAGAAAGAAGATGATAATGATGGGAAACACATTTGGTTCAGGCATGGCGAGTGTGTTTTTCTTATGGGCAACCGTTCAACAGTTCTTCCCTAATCACCTCAAGATCGCCATTAAGGAGTGTTTAATCTCTTCAATCCAACAATTCACCTTTGTCCAGAGACTTTCAGACAGATTCATCACTTTCTTCTCTCCTTACGTCGAAATTAAAATCTCTCAGTACGATGGTTATCAATACAATCACGCCTTCGCATCCATCGAGACCTACCTTGGTGAAAAAGCTACCGACAAAGCCAAGCATCTCAGAGCAAGCCAGGTCAAAGAGAGCAAAGACTTGGTCTTGAAACGAGACGACACTAGAACCCGAGATGAGTACAAAGGAGTTAACGTCTGGTGGGAGATTGAAACTGATTCCGAAGGGTTTAGAACATACAAACTCACTTTCCATCGACGGTCACGTGACATTGTAACGAATTCTTACATGAAACACATTTTTGAAGAAGGGAAACTGATAGACGCCAAGAACAAGAAGATGAAGCTGTATACAAACAACCCTAGCTCTAGCTGGGGTCCTAACAAGACTGCTTTATGGAGATGCATTGATTTTGAGCATCCCGCGAGTTTTGATACATTAGCTATGGATTCAAAGAAGAAGGAAGAGATCTTGAATGATCTTGCTGCGTTTAGTAATGGGAAAGAGTACTACAAGAAGATTGGGAAAGCTTGGAAGAGGGGTTACTTGCTGTATGGGCCACCGGGGACCGGTAAATCCACAATGATAGCTGCAATGGCGAATTTATTAAACTATAGTATCTATGATGTTGAGCTCACAGCTATAAAGGACAACTCGGAGTTGAGGAAGCTACTCATTGGTACAGCTACTAAGTCTATAATTGTAATTGAAGACATTGATTGTTCTTTGGATCTAACGGGTCAAAGAAGTTTCAAGAAGAAGAAGAAGAAGAAGAAGAAGAAGGAGAGGTTCTTGATGAGTTGGAAAAAAGAAAAAGATAAAGACCAAGAAGAAGGCAAAGAAGAGAACAAGAGTTTTGTAACGCTTTCTGGTCTTTTAAACTTCATAGATGGGATCTGGTCTGCTTGTGGACAAGAGAGGATCATTGTCTTCACGACGAATCACTTGGCTAAACTTGACCCGGCTTTAATCAGGAGAGGGAGAATGGATATGCACATTGAGCTGTCTTACTGTACTTTCGAGGCGTTCAAGATTCTTGCCAAGAACTACTTGGATCTTGATACTCATCCTCTGTACACTAAAATAGAGTCTTTGTTGAAGGAAACGAAGATTGCACCAGCTGATGTCGCCGAGAACTTGATGAAGAAGAAGAGTGAAATAGATGCTGATGGATCACTGAATGATCTGATTGATGCTCTGGAGGGGAAGAATGCTCAGAAAGCCACAGTAGATGAAAGCAGTGAGAAACATGGTATCAAAAGATTTAATCCATTCCGCAATTTATTTTAAGCATTTGAATATAAGATTCATGGTTGATGTTTTTAGCTTATAAGTTTTGTTTGTCTAATAAATAGTAAGCAGACTACATAGCTGTTTAGACGATTCGATTATCTTGTTTTTTTTTCTAACTTTTTAGCATTTTAGAATGCAGCACTTGCTATTTGAAGCATTTGAATATAAGATTCATGGTTGATGTTTTAGCTTATAAGTTTTGTTTGTCTAATAAATAGTAAGCAGACTCTACATAGCTGTTTAGACGATTCCATTATCTTGTTTTTTTTTCTAACTTTTTAGCATTTTAGAATGCAGCACTTGCTGTAGCCAATAATCATAGATAAGTGAAAAAAATGTGAAATAGAGACAACATTAAATGAGATGGCTTGTTGTTTGTTTATAAAGTTTTCTCAACATTCCTGCCATGGCCATGTCAAGTATGTATTACGTTAAAAAAAAATGTATTACGTTGTTCTACTATTCAAAAGTCACAAACACTCTGATTGAATAAGAGAATCTTCAATTCGATGTCTCACTAATATAAGATGAAATGGATTCTCCATATATACACGTACACCTTTGTATCCATGCAAATATATATACAGGTACAGTTCCCTAATATGCCCATTCATCAATGTCTAAAACATAATACCAAAAATAAGAAACCTCCTTTTTTTCTAAATCCAAACCAAAGAAACTAAAAAGGGTTCCAAAGGTACCTAACCTGAACATCGTTCTCATAAATGATCTTCAATCCAATCCTTGAAGGTAAGATCGCAGCCGTGGCCACCTACAGATCCATTTTTTCAGGTAATCAAAACTCACATTTATATCATTTTCGAATTCAAACATAAATGTTTAATGACATTTTCAAGAAAGACTATAAGCATTCAGATTTGTAAATGGCTTTAACGAATCTGTTCTTATGATATGTTTTTCTTTTTGTGAAAGATTGTGTATTTTGATACAAGAGAACAATAATGGAGATTTTCAAGAAGGCTGAAACCGTGCGTTTACGTAGCTACCATGACAAGTACCTTCTAGCAGACGACGACGAAGATTCCGTGAACCAAGACAGAGACGGACGTTGCATGAACGCTAGATGGACGGTGGAGATTCTAGAAGAAGCAAACGTGATCCGTCTCAAAAGCTGTTTTGGCAAGTACCTAACCGCATCAAACATGCCATTGTACCTTGGCATGACAGGCAAGAAGGTAACGCAGACGCTGCCACGTCGTCTGGACTCATCAACTGAATGGGAACCCGTTAGAGAAGGCGTTCAAGTTAGGCTCAAGACAAGGTAACACCTCTTGATAATCTCTTTTAAAAAGAATGATGTAAGAACATTTGAGTGCATTATCTAACCCAGTATCTAAACAATAAAAAAATGAAACATATCACAAAAGATGGAGAGAGAATAAGAAGAGGTTTTCGTTTAAGAACCTCAACAAAAAAGTTTGAGATACTTTTGTATTATGTGTCATTTCATAATTGTTTTTTTTTTTAATTTAATCATTAACTGAATTACATTAAATATTTTACTTGTGAGAGCTCCATGTTGAGATACTTATGGATGGGCATGCTCTTAGGTATGGGCAGTATCTTCGAGCTAATGGAGGTTTACCACCATGGAGAAACTCAGTCACACATGATGTTCCTCATAGGTCAACCACACAGGATTGGGTTTTGTGGGATATTGATATTTTGGAAATCAGAAAGAAGAAACCACCACAACCTATTCTCCCGCCTCCTCCACCACCACCAGAGGTTCTGATGGCAACAATAGATGATCACGCTGAGCACAACTCACCCAAAGAGTTCTCTCTCAAGTCCCCAAGATTTTCTAAAACAGAGGTTTTGATCAGTTTCAGTATCCTATGATCATTGATTGCATTCACTGATATGTGACCATTTTAAAAAAAAAAAATTATGATCACAGGTTGAAGATAGAGTCAGCTCACCAGGCAAGGCAGATGGGAGACTAATTTATTACAGGGTTGGGGATGAAGATGGGAACGTGGATGAAGGAGCAAAGGAAGAGCTTTTCTGTTTCAAGGGACTGGGACTAGAGGAGCTGAAACAGAAGCTTGAAGAAGAGACAGGTCTGAGTGATGTATCAATCTGTTCCAAGAACCCTTTAAACGGCAAATTATATCCCCTTAGGCTGCATCTCCCTCCCAACAACTCAAAGATGCATGTCGTTTTGATCCCTTCCTCTTCAAAAGGTTAGTTTTATTTTCATTTTTATATATTTTCCAACATATCAAAACAAATGAATAATCAGGAAATAAGTTAGACACTGTTCTAGCTTTTTTTTTGTGGATTCTGGTTTAGAAATGGAGAGATGTGTGACGTAGATGGGTTTTTAATTTTAGTTATTTGATTGAATATAAACTGAATAGATTGTGGTTTGTGAAATTCTACAGGGGATGATGCAAGCACATCTTGAAGCATGGTTCAAAACTACAGAGAGTTTGTTGTCCAAGACCAAAAAGAACTGTGTATTTTGGTAAACATGCTGTAGATCAACAAGACCTTTTCAACATAACACTGCATACCATAAATATGTTTTGATGCTAAAATAATCTAGCATCAGGCTGTATGTTAAATCCTACCTAAGTAACCAAAATCCCATCTATTTATTGTCTATAAGCTTCTTTTATTCTCAGTGATATATGTTCATGAAACAAATCATATTTGAGTAAACTGTTAAAGGAGAGCCTAAATTTATTAAACATCAAGTTTCTTAAGGAGCACAAGATAACTCAAGGTTAAGAAAGACAGGAGAGTACCTGACCAAACCAGTGCTCCTGAGGGTAGACAAGACACGCATTCTTATCAAGCACCGGTTACCTGCAGTAACAGATTTAATTACCTTAGTAGATAGATAGTACAATGGAAAATATCTTAAGATGAGCTTATATGGCTTACATCATATACTCAGCTTTTCACAATATTCAAGGGTCTTAAATTTCTCTACTCTCTAGATGTTTATAGGTAACGTCATGCAATTTCATCTGTAGCTCCTGTTTTTTTTTGCTCATGCACTTCTCTACTCTCGGGACACCATAAAGTCAGATTCAGACATTAGCCTTGCTTAAGTATCCGTTCACATGTCTCTGTGTTTTGTTCAAACCACAGAATAAGATGTTGTTGTCATTCTGCTCTTCTTTGGCTTGGCCTATCTCACTCTTCATCACTCACGGCCAGCTTCTCTCTGTTTTGTTCACTCTATTTGTTACTTGTGTTTCATCATCCAAAAGCACACTCACTCACTCACTCTTTGTTCTCACTTGTGTATAATCATAACACAAGCTCACACCTCTCTTTACTCTCTAACGTTTCTTTTTTGTTTGTATAGAGAGAAGAGAGAACACTTTGAATGTCTACATCTTTTAACTCTTTT
It encodes:
- the LOC106317316 gene encoding uncharacterized protein LOC106317316, translated to MEIFKKAETVRLRSYHDKYLLADDDEDSVNQDRDGRCMNARWTVEILEEANVIRLKSCFGKYLTASNMPLYLGMTGKKVTQTLPRRLDSSTEWEPVREGVQVRLKTRYGQYLRANGGLPPWRNSVTHDVPHRSTTQDWVLWDIDILEIRKKKPPQPILPPPPPPPEVLMATIDDHAEHNSPKEFSLKSPRFSKTEVEDRVSSPGKADGRLIYYRVGDEDGNVDEGAKEELFCFKGLGLEELKQKLEEETGLSDVSICSKNPLNGKLYPLRLHLPPNNSKMHVVLIPSSSKGDDASTS
- the LOC106314087 gene encoding probable mitochondrial chaperone BCS1-B — encoded protein: MIMMGNTFGSGMASVFFLWATVQQFFPNHLKIAIKECLISSIQQFTFVQRLSDRFITFFSPYVEIKISQYDGYQYNHAFASIETYLGEKATDKAKHLRASQVKESKDLVLKRDDTRTRDEYKGVNVWWEIETDSEGFRTYKLTFHRRSRDIVTNSYMKHIFEEGKLIDAKNKKMKLYTNNPSSSWGPNKTALWRCIDFEHPASFDTLAMDSKKKEEILNDLAAFSNGKEYYKKIGKAWKRGYLLYGPPGTGKSTMIAAMANLLNYSIYDVELTAIKDNSELRKLLIGTATKSIIVIEDIDCSLDLTGQRSFKKKKKKKKKKERFLMSWKKEKDKDQEEGKEENKSFVTLSGLLNFIDGIWSACGQERIIVFTTNHLAKLDPALIRRGRMDMHIELSYCTFEAFKILAKNYLDLDTHPLYTKIESLLKETKIAPADVAENLMKKKSEIDADGSLNDLIDALEGKNAQKATVDESSEKHGIKRFNPFRNLF